CCCTATATCGGCGCCCATCCCCTCGAATTTCAAACCATCGAACAGTGGCAGGGCGATGCGCGTGGCCTGACGCCCGTCGAAGCGACGATGATGGTCGCGATCCCCGAAATCGACGGCGCGATCCTGCCAATGACGTTTGGCGGGCGGGCCAGCGGAGCGGGAGCGGAGCGACGCCGCGATATGGTCGTGCATGCCGAGCGCGCGGCCCGTTTGGCGGCCCGCGTCGCACGGCTCGTCGCACTCCGTAAAACGCCCCGCTCTGCGCGCCGCGTTGCTGTGGTTCTTTTCAACTTTCCGCCGAATGCCGGCGCTGTTGGCACGGCGGCTTATCTGTCGGTTTTCGCCTCGCTTTACAATCTGCTGCGCGCGATGAAGCAATCGGGCTACCAAGTCGCGCTACCGGCAGACATAGCGGCATTGCGGCAATCTATTCTCGATGGCAACGCCGGGCGCTTCGGCACCGAGGCCAACGTCATCGCGCGGATACCAGCGGCCGAGATTACGCGAGAAGAGCCCTGGCTTCACGATATCGAGCGCCAATGGGGCCCGGCACCGGGGCGCGCCCTGAGTGATGGCTCTTCCGTCTTCGTGCTCGGGGCGCAATTTGGCAATGTACTCGTCGGGATTCAGCCCGGCTTTGGCTACGAGGGCGATCCGATGCGCCTTCTCTTTGAGCGCGGATTTGCACCGACCTACGCTTTCAGCGCCTTTTATCGCTATCTCCGCGAGCACTTTGGTGCTGACGCCGTCTTACATTTTGGCACCCACGGCGCATTGGAATTCATGCCCGGAAAGCAAGTCGGGCTGTCTGACTCCTGCTGGCCGGACCGACTGATTGGCGATATGCCGAATTTTTACCTATATGCCTCCAATAATCCCTCGGAGGGGGCGCTGGCAAAGCGTCGCGCCGGTGCGACCCTCATCAGTTACCTCACGCCGCCCGTCACCAAAGCCGGACTTTATCGCGGGCTTCTCGACCTTAAATCCTCGCTCGATCGCTGGCGTAACCTGTCACCCGAGACGGATGGGCAAACCCGCGCCGCACTCGCGGCTGTCATTCAAAGTGAAGCGGCGACGCTCGATCTTGCCGCTGCCACTCCCGCGTGGCACGAGGAGGTCCGTCAAGAGAAGATCGAAGCGCTCTTGAGTGCCCTCCTTGACCTGGAATATACGCTGATCCCGGATGGACTGCACGTTCTTGGCGAACCGCCACGGGCGGACGCGCGAAGCACCGTCCTCGATGCCGCTGAAATCACCGATCCTGCCGTGAGAACGCGCCTCGAATCGTTGCTCGCGACGGATCACGAAATTCCGGCTATCCTGCACGCGCTCGATGCCGGCTACATTCGGCCTGCCCCTGGCGGTGACCTCCTACGTACGCCGGAGATCTTGCCCACGGGGCGCAATCTGCATGGGTTTGATCCATTCCGTATCCCGAGCCGGTTTGCCCTGGCCGACGGCGCGCAACAGGCCGCGCGCCTTCTCGAAAAATACCGCACCGATACGGGCAAACTTCCAGAAAGCGTTGCCCTCGTCTTATGGGGCAGCGATAACCTCAAGAGCGAGGGTGGGCCGATTGCACAGGCGCTCTGGCTCCTCGGCGCTATGCCTCGTTACGATGGATATGGCCGACTGTGCGGCGCGGCACTGATACCGCTCGATCAGCTCGGCCGGCCGAGGATCGATGTTATCGCAACAATCTCAGGTATTTTTCGCGACCTTTTGCCGCTCCAGACGCGCCTTCTCGCTGAGGCCGCGTTGCTCGCGGCCAATGCCCCTGAGAGCGAGGCAGAAAACTTCGTTCGCAAGCACGCCCTGGCCTATCAGGCCGCGCACGGTGGAGATATCGCTGCCGCGGCACGCCGCGTCTTCGGCAATACAGACGGCGCCTATGGCGCGAACGTCACTCTTTTGCTCAATCAAGGTGGCTGGCAGGACGAGAATGAGCTGGCGGACGCCTTCGTGCGTCGCAAAGGCTTTGCCTATGACACCGATAACAAGTCGCAAGTCAATACGAAGCTTCTCTCTCATTTGCTCGCCTCCGTAGATCTAACTTATCAAAACCTGGAGTCGGTCGAGCTTGGTGTCACAAGTATCGATCACTATTTCGACTCGCTCGGCGGCATCAGTCGCGCGGTGTACCGGGTGCGGGGTGGCGATGTTCCAGTCTATGTCGGCGACCAGACGCGCGGGGAGGGTGTGGTTCGCACGCTTTCTGACCAGGTTGCGCTAGAGACCCGCACGCGAACGCTCAACCCGAAATGGTATGAGGCCCTGCTCGCCCACGGTCATGAGGGCGTGCGCAATCTCGAAGCGCAGGTGACGAATACATTGGGATGGTCGGCGACGGCCGGCGGCGTCGCGCCTTGGATATATAAGAACATTGCCGAGACCTATATGCTCGATCCGGTGATGCGCGAGCGTCTGTCGCGCCTCAATCCCACGGCCTCGATGCGCATCGCGAGCAGATTGATCGAAGCCCACGAACGCAACTACTGGACGCCGGACGAGGAAACTCTCACCCGCCTTCGCCAAGCGGGCGAGGCGATCGAAGATCAGATCGAAGGTATTGGCGTGGAGGTCGCAGCATGATGGATCTCGAAAGTCTCTCAACCCCCTGTTCGACGGGCTGCGGCGACGGCGAGGGGAGTGTGCAGGTTCATCTCGACCCGGACACCAGAATTGGCACCGCGAAAGTGTTTGCCATTTATGGTAAGGGCGGCATCGGAAAAAGCACGACATCGTCGAATCTGTCGGTAGCGTTTGCTAAGCTCGGAAAGCGCGTGTTGCAGATCGGCTGCGATCCAAAGCACGACTCGACCTTCACGCTCACCAAACGGCTCATGCCGACGGTGATCGATGTTCTCGAACAAGTCGATTTTCACGCGGAAGAGTTGCGCGCCGAGGATTTCGTCACCGAAGGCTATGAGGGGGTGCTCTGCGTCGAGGCGGGCGGTCCGCCGGCGGGAACCGGGTGCGGTGGGTACGTCGTTGGCCAAACTGTCAAACTCTTGAAGGAACATCACCTCCTTGATGACACCGATGTCGTTATCTTTGACGTCCTCGGCGATGTTGTTTGCGGTGGCTTCGCAGCGCCCCTTCAGCATGCCGACCGCGCTCTTATCGTCGCCGCGGATGATTTCGACTCCATTTTCGCGATGAACCGGATAGTTGCGGCAATTCAAGCCAAGTCACGCAATTACAAGGTGAGGTTGGGCGGCGTCATCGTCAACCGCAGCAAAAGCCGGGAGCAAATTGACCGCTTCAACGCGGCTACGGGCTTGCGTACCCTAGCGCAATTTCCTGACCTCGACGCTATTCGCCACAGTCGTCTCAAAAAAGCCACTTTATTTGAGATGGACTCTTCTCCGGAGCTCGATGCGGTGCGCGCCGAATATCTCCGCCTTGCCAGCGCACTCTGGGCGGGGGCCGAGCCGCTTTCGGCGAGCGCCATGAAAGATCGCGACCTTTTTGACCTTTTGGGGTTCGACTAATGAGCGAGACCTATCACCAACGTCGCGCGCTACTTCTTGAGTATTTTGACCGCACGGCTATTGATGCCTGGGCGCGGCTTACGTCGGACGCACCCCTCAACCCGATCCGCGCCACCGTTCGCGCTGGCCGTGACGCGATGCGTAATACGCTTTTGCAATGGCTGCCTGAGCGCCTCGATGGCATGCGCTTGCTTGATGCGGGTTGCGGGACTGGTGCCCTCTCCCACACGCTCGCGCAACGCGGCGCGAACGTGCTTGCGTGCGATCTGTCGCCGCGGCTCATCGATATCGCCCGCACACGCGGTGCCGAAGCCCGCCAAAGCGGAGCTCTCGAATTCGTTGTGTGTGACATGCTCGATGTCGCGCTTGGGGAATTCGACTGTGCGATCGCGATGGATAGTCTCATTCATTATCAACCAGCGACGATTTTGGCGGCATTAGAGGCCCTCGCTCAACGCGTGCGACGCTCCCTACTCTTTACATTTGCGCCGCGTAACGCGCTCCTTGCGGGAATGCATGCGCTTGGACACCTGTTTCCCCGCGGCAACCGGGCACCCGAAATCGTGCCGATCGCAGAGAAAGCCCTCATTCGTGGCATTGGCGCTAGTGCTGCTCTCTCAGAGTGGCGAATTGGCCGCACACAACGCGTCGCCCGGGGCTTTTATATCTCGCAGGCGCTGGAGCTCGTGCGAAAATGAGTCTCTCAGAGACGAAATATCCCGATCTCGCGCAGGTCAACCGCCGTCTTGGCGCACTCTGGAAGCGTCTCGGGCCGCGCTATCTTCCATTTGCCGACGCAGTGACCTCGGAGCTGCCATTTTTGCGGCTCATCCGACTTTCCTTGTTTCAGGTCTCCGTCGGCATGGCGGTCGTACTTCTGATTGGCACGCTCAATCGGGTGATGATCGTTGAACTCGGCGTGCCCACCTGGCTTGTCGCCGTCATGGTCGCGCTACCGCTGGTTTTCGCGCCGTTCCGCGCTCTGGTTGGATTTCGCTCCGACATTCACCGCTCGGTGCTTGGCTGGCGGCGGGTTCCATATATCTGGTTTGGGTCTTTATTACAGTTTGGTGGTTTTGCGATCATGCCGTTTGCGCTCATCATCCTATCAGGTGACGTGAGGGGTGGGCCCGCCTTCGTCGGCGACATCGCCGCGGCGGTTGCCTTTTTGATGGTGGGTGCTGGCCTGCACACGACCCAGACCATCGGTCTTGCCTTGGCGTGCGATCTTGCGCCCGAGAAGAGCCAGCCGCGTGTTGTTGCCTTGCTCTGCATGATGATGCTGATCGGCATGGTAGTCAGCGCGCTGGCGTTCGGGATATTTCTTGCGCGGTTCAGCGAGGTGCGTCTCATCCAGGTGGTACAGGCGGCGGCATTCGTGACGATGGTTCTCAACATCGTCGCACTTTGGAAGCAAGAGCCCCGTCATCGCGCGGATGGCGGCGACGCCACGGTTTCCTTTGCGGCCTCTTGGCGGGCCTTTCGCAGCCAAAGACAAGCGGTCCGGCGCCTTGTCGCGCTGGGGCTTGGAACGCTCGCCTTTAGCATGCAGGATATTCTTCTTGAGCCCTATGGCGGGCAGGTTTTGCATCTTACCGTCGGGCAGACGACGCTGCTTACCGCGGTTCTCGCTTGCGGTGGTCTTGCAGGCTTCGGTATTGCCGCGCGTGCCCTCGGCCGTGGCGCCGATCCCTATCGGTTTTCGGCACTTGGCAGCTTGATCGGGCTTTTTGCCTTTACGATCGTGATCTTTGCTTGGCCGCTCGCTTCACAGATTTTGTTCGGACTTGGTGTCTGCCTGATCGGCGTTGGCGCGGGCGTATTTGCTCACTGCACGCTGACCGCGGCGATGGGCACGGCTGAGCGCACGCGCATCGGTCTTGCGCTCGGCGTCTGGGGGGGGGTACAGGCTTCAGCGGCGGGCATCGCCGTAGCACTTGGCGGCTTGCTTCGTGACGCCATCTCCTATCTCGCGATGAGAGGCGCCTTGGGGCCGGTGCTGCACGATCCTGCCATCGGCTACATCGCCGTCTATCATCTGGAAATTCTTCTGCTCTTCGTAACGCTCGTTGCCATCGGTCCACTGGTTCGCGCCGGGGCGGACGAGAAAACGCGCTCACCATCCCGCGGATTGCTTGGGATGCCGGCTTCTCAGACCTGACAGCTGAGGTGAAATTATGCCAAAAGGTGCGATCACCGGTTATATCGACGTTGCCCAGCTCACGCTGTATGCGTTCTGGATCTTCTTCGCCGGACTGATTTATTACCTCCACCGCGAGGATAAACGCGAGGGATATCCAATGATTTCGGATAATCCGGACGCGCCCGCCCGGGAGGGATTTCCACCAATGCCAGTCCCGAAAATATTCTTGCTGCCGCATGGCGGAACCCAGAGCGCCCCGCGCCAAGAGGTCGCACGCAAGGTCAATGCCGCACCCGCCTATCCGTGGTCGGGCTCGCCGCTCGTCCCACTCGGCAACCCGATGCAAGATGGCATTGGCGCTGCCGCCTACGCCGACCGCGCCGAGGAGCCGGAGCTGACATTCGAAGGCGAGCGGCGCATGGTTCCACTCCGTGTGGCGAATATCTATTCCGTGCACCCCGATGATCCGGATCCGCGCGGCATGGAAATTGTCGCAGCAGACGGTGTGATTGTTGGAGCCGTCACTGATTTGTGGATCGATCGCAGTGAGCCGCATATCCGCTACGTCGAAGTTACGCTTGCGGCCGCGGCCCCGCCACGGACGGTGTTGGTGCCCATGCTTTACGTCGATCGGATCGAGCGCGCGAGGGGTCGTCTCTTGGTCAGTGCGATCACATCAACTGATTTCCTTGCTA
This portion of the Acidibrevibacterium fodinaquatile genome encodes:
- a CDS encoding magnesium chelatase subunit H — protein: MDTHLAGALARAEALLRDDLAAVTLTLHAADEWGSSEEALTACLIDIAQADILVVTMLFLEDHIRAVLPALAARREGCLALVACLSAAEVVRLTKLGALSMSGETNGLLSLFKRLSGRKTSGAASGKEQMKMLRKLPRLLRFIPGPAQDLRAFFLTMQYWLAGSSENLANLVRLLVRRYGGEAYRGTLRTARVAPPVEYPETGLYHPRASGRIVTDPAAVPSDGTAGTVGLLLLRSYILGDNAAHYDGVIEALEARGLRVIPAFASGLDARPAIERYFLPGGRRCIDALVSLTGFSLVGGPAYNDASAAVDSLSALDIPYIGAHPLEFQTIEQWQGDARGLTPVEATMMVAIPEIDGAILPMTFGGRASGAGAERRRDMVVHAERAARLAARVARLVALRKTPRSARRVAVVLFNFPPNAGAVGTAAYLSVFASLYNLLRAMKQSGYQVALPADIAALRQSILDGNAGRFGTEANVIARIPAAEITREEPWLHDIERQWGPAPGRALSDGSSVFVLGAQFGNVLVGIQPGFGYEGDPMRLLFERGFAPTYAFSAFYRYLREHFGADAVLHFGTHGALEFMPGKQVGLSDSCWPDRLIGDMPNFYLYASNNPSEGALAKRRAGATLISYLTPPVTKAGLYRGLLDLKSSLDRWRNLSPETDGQTRAALAAVIQSEAATLDLAAATPAWHEEVRQEKIEALLSALLDLEYTLIPDGLHVLGEPPRADARSTVLDAAEITDPAVRTRLESLLATDHEIPAILHALDAGYIRPAPGGDLLRTPEILPTGRNLHGFDPFRIPSRFALADGAQQAARLLEKYRTDTGKLPESVALVLWGSDNLKSEGGPIAQALWLLGAMPRYDGYGRLCGAALIPLDQLGRPRIDVIATISGIFRDLLPLQTRLLAEAALLAANAPESEAENFVRKHALAYQAAHGGDIAAAARRVFGNTDGAYGANVTLLLNQGGWQDENELADAFVRRKGFAYDTDNKSQVNTKLLSHLLASVDLTYQNLESVELGVTSIDHYFDSLGGISRAVYRVRGGDVPVYVGDQTRGEGVVRTLSDQVALETRTRTLNPKWYEALLAHGHEGVRNLEAQVTNTLGWSATAGGVAPWIYKNIAETYMLDPVMRERLSRLNPTASMRIASRLIEAHERNYWTPDEETLTRLRQAGEAIEDQIEGIGVEVAA
- the bchL gene encoding ferredoxin:protochlorophyllide reductase (ATP-dependent) iron-sulfur ATP-binding protein, with translation MMDLESLSTPCSTGCGDGEGSVQVHLDPDTRIGTAKVFAIYGKGGIGKSTTSSNLSVAFAKLGKRVLQIGCDPKHDSTFTLTKRLMPTVIDVLEQVDFHAEELRAEDFVTEGYEGVLCVEAGGPPAGTGCGGYVVGQTVKLLKEHHLLDDTDVVIFDVLGDVVCGGFAAPLQHADRALIVAADDFDSIFAMNRIVAAIQAKSRNYKVRLGGVIVNRSKSREQIDRFNAATGLRTLAQFPDLDAIRHSRLKKATLFEMDSSPELDAVRAEYLRLASALWAGAEPLSASAMKDRDLFDLLGFD
- the bchM gene encoding magnesium protoporphyrin IX methyltransferase, coding for MSETYHQRRALLLEYFDRTAIDAWARLTSDAPLNPIRATVRAGRDAMRNTLLQWLPERLDGMRLLDAGCGTGALSHTLAQRGANVLACDLSPRLIDIARTRGAEARQSGALEFVVCDMLDVALGEFDCAIAMDSLIHYQPATILAALEALAQRVRRSLLFTFAPRNALLAGMHALGHLFPRGNRAPEIVPIAEKALIRGIGASAALSEWRIGRTQRVARGFYISQALELVRK
- a CDS encoding PucC family protein; its protein translation is MSLSETKYPDLAQVNRRLGALWKRLGPRYLPFADAVTSELPFLRLIRLSLFQVSVGMAVVLLIGTLNRVMIVELGVPTWLVAVMVALPLVFAPFRALVGFRSDIHRSVLGWRRVPYIWFGSLLQFGGFAIMPFALIILSGDVRGGPAFVGDIAAAVAFLMVGAGLHTTQTIGLALACDLAPEKSQPRVVALLCMMMLIGMVVSALAFGIFLARFSEVRLIQVVQAAAFVTMVLNIVALWKQEPRHRADGGDATVSFAASWRAFRSQRQAVRRLVALGLGTLAFSMQDILLEPYGGQVLHLTVGQTTLLTAVLACGGLAGFGIAARALGRGADPYRFSALGSLIGLFAFTIVIFAWPLASQILFGLGVCLIGVGAGVFAHCTLTAAMGTAERTRIGLALGVWGGVQASAAGIAVALGGLLRDAISYLAMRGALGPVLHDPAIGYIAVYHLEILLLFVTLVAIGPLVRAGADEKTRSPSRGLLGMPASQT
- the puhA gene encoding photosynthetic reaction center subunit H, coding for MPKGAITGYIDVAQLTLYAFWIFFAGLIYYLHREDKREGYPMISDNPDAPAREGFPPMPVPKIFLLPHGGTQSAPRQEVARKVNAAPAYPWSGSPLVPLGNPMQDGIGAAAYADRAEEPELTFEGERRMVPLRVANIYSVHPDDPDPRGMEIVAADGVIVGAVTDLWIDRSEPHIRYVEVTLAAAAPPRTVLVPMLYVDRIERARGRLLVSAITSTDFLAIPPLKDRDQVTAREEDKITAYFAGGFRYATPDRQEPLL